The genomic segment AGGTCACAGAGGGACTGGATACGGTTCGAGCAATGAAAAACGGTGATATCATGATCAATTGACAGTCCGGGATCAGGAAGACTAAAAAAGAAAGGGGCATGTACCATGCCGAAAAGTAATGTTGGTTTGCAGATTCTTCCTTTTTCAAAAGAAAAAGAGACATATGGCCTGGTCGACAAAGCGATTGAGGAAATTCAGAAATCAGGGGTGAAATATGAAGTTGACGCCCTGGAGACGGTCATGGAAGGGGAACTGGACGACCTGCTTGAAGTCGTAAAAAAAACAATTTATGCAACGGTTGAGGCAGGCGCCGATGAAGTTGCAGCTGAAGTAAAAATTCATTTCCGGCCGCAGGGCACATCGATTGAGGAAAAAGTTGGAAAGTACCGGAAATCCTGAGAAAAAGAAGGCTGTCGCAGGGCTGTCAGCAACAACTATATAGCTGTTTACAAAATGAATGAAGCAACTCAGGCGGTTCATATTGACCGCTTTTTTTTATGGTACTCAGGATGATAGGAAACCGGTTCAGGAAGGTTTTCAGAGTAAAATGTAGAATATAGGTGGGAACAAACGTTCTCTTTATGTTATAATAGAAAAAGTTCGATTGGTTGTGATCGGATAAAAGTTTTTGAGGGGGAATGCTGATGTCGGTACGATTTATACTGGGACGCCCCGGCACTGGGAAAACGACAGCCTGTATGCAGGAAGTCATCAGCCGGCTTCGGGAAAATCCATCCGGACCGCCGCTGATTTATCTTGTACCGGAACACATGACCTTCAGTATGGAATATCAGTTTGCCAGAGCTGTCGGCACAGGCGGCATGACGCGGCTGAATGTCTACAGTATTCCCCGGCTTGCACTGCGCGTCCTCCAGCAGTCTGGAGGGATCACACGGATCCATCTGAATGGAACAGGTGTCGCCATGCTGCTTCGCAGAATTGTTGAGCAAAGCCGGGGTGAGCTGCGTTTATTCCGTAAAGCATCGGAACAGAACGGCTTCTATGATGTACTTAAAGATACGGTGACAGAGCTCAAACGTTATTGTCTGACTCCGGAACGTCTTTCCAC from the Sporolactobacillus sp. Y61 genome contains:
- a CDS encoding thiamine-binding protein produces the protein MPKSNVGLQILPFSKEKETYGLVDKAIEEIQKSGVKYEVDALETVMEGELDDLLEVVKKTIYATVEAGADEVAAEVKIHFRPQGTSIEEKVGKYRKS